The genomic window TTTTAGCGTATTTTGAAGGTAGGTTTCATTATCGGTTTTCCAGCCTTTTAAATGATTGAAAGTATGGTTGCCAATGGCATGTCCGTCGTTTTTTACACGTTCAAAAACTTCGGGGTGTTTTACAATATTATCGCCAATGCAAAAAAATGTAGCTTTAGCATTAAAGACTTTTAAAGTTTTTAATACAAAATCTGTAACATTGGGTATGGGTCCATCGTCAAAGGTCAAATAAATAACTTTTTCGGTGCGGGATTTATTCCATAATAGTGATGGATAATACCATTTTAGCAGAAGCGGTGATTTGATCAGGTACATTTTAGCTACAAAGTTACTAAATGCCTGTACAGATTGAAATTATTAAAGTTGTTTATATAGATTTGAAACAAATTATGAAGATGTTTACCAAGAATAAGTTAATTACCGGTTTTGCTTTTGTTATCGCGCTCAGTTTTGCCAATAAGGCTAATGCCCAGCAAGTTTTAACCATCCAACA from Flavobacterium sp. W4I14 includes these protein-coding regions:
- a CDS encoding peptidoglycan/xylan/chitin deacetylase (PgdA/CDA1 family) (product_source=COG0726; cath_funfam=3.20.20.370; cog=COG0726; ko=KO:K22278; pfam=PF01522; superfamily=88713), with the translated sequence MYLIKSPLLLKWYYPSLLWNKSRTEKVIYLTFDDGPIPNVTDFVLKTLKVFNAKATFFCIGDNIVKHPEVFERVKNDGHAIGNHTFNHLKGWKTDNETYLQNTLKCQELTQTNLFRPPYGRIKKSQISNLKSQISGFQIVMWDVLSGDFDTKLSPEKCYQNVIKHTENGSIIVFHDSLKAFDPFIIRTSKSIGLF